One genomic window of Arachis hypogaea cultivar Tifrunner chromosome 8, arahy.Tifrunner.gnm2.J5K5, whole genome shotgun sequence includes the following:
- the LOC112708388 gene encoding germin-like protein 9-3 yields the protein MYPSNTFKILSLIIHGFAIMQTTMAGDPDILTDFIAPEGSNINGSFFTFTGMRVLLTQETPPPTFHVLKASRAEFPALDGQSVSYAVLEFPTGSVNPPHVHPRASELLFVVQGSLQVGFVDTNNKLFTQSLQTGDLFIFPKGLVHFQFNSDSKNYAFAISAFGSASAGLVSLPNTLFNTTIDDNILALSFKTDVATIQTLKKAFSP from the coding sequence ATGTATCCTTCCAATACCTTTAAAATCCTCTCATTGATTATACATGGGTTTGCAATTATGCAAACAACAATGGCTGGTGATCCAGATATTCTCACTGACTTCATAGCCCCAGAAGGGAGCAATATTAATGGAAGCTTCTTCACATTCACAGGCATGAGAGTCCTTCTTACACAAGAAACTCCTCCCCCAACCTTCCATGTATTGAAGGCAAGCAGGGCAGAGTTTCCAGCTTTAGATGGACAGAGTGTTTCATATGCTGTCCTTGAATTCCCAACAGGAAGTGTGAACCCTCCTCACGTCCACCCTCGCGCCTCCGAGCTCCTCTTCGTTGTCCAGGGATCCCTTCAGGTGGGATTCGTGGACACAAACAACAAGCTTTTCACTCAGAGTCTCCAAACTGGAGACTTGTTCATATTCCCAAAGGGACTTGTGCACTTTCAATTCAATTCTGATTCAAAGAACTATGCTTTTGCTATATCTGCCTTTGGTAGTGCAAGTGCTGGCCTTGTGTCACTCCCTAACACACTATTTAATACCACCATTGATGACAATATCTTGGCTTTGTCATTCAAGACTGATGTTGCCACCATTCAAACTTTGAAGAAAGCATTTTCCCCCTAA
- the LOC112705228 gene encoding germin-like protein 9-3, which yields MSSSTIVKILSLVISASVIVQTTMAGDPDIPSDFIAPDGFPIDGKYFTYTGMRAFVQQSAPPSYFTYLRGSKEEFAALDGLSVATIILEFRPGDVSPPHIHPRASELLFVVEGSLVVGFVDTNNKLFTQKLQTGDMFVFPKGLIHFQLNEDPKNHAISVSSLGSASPGLILVPNNLFNTSATVDDRVLALSFKTNVSTIQVLKKSLSTPYN from the coding sequence ATGTCTTCTTCTACTATTGTTAAAATTCTCTCACTCGTTATATCTGCATCTGTCATTGTGCAAACTACAATGGCAGGTGATCCAGATATCCCGAGTGATTTCATAGCTCCAGACGGATTCCCTATTGATGGGAAATATTTCACCTACACTGGTATGCGTGCGTTCGTGCAACAATCTGCTCCGCCCTCATATTTCACGTATCTGAGGGGGAGCAAGGAAGAATTTGCGGCTCTTGATGGACTGAGTGTGGCAACTATTATCCTTGAATTCCGTCCGGGAGACGTTAGTCCACCGCACATCCACCCTCGTGCGTCGGAGCTACTCTTCGTTGTGGAGGGAAGCCTTGTAGTTGGATTTGTAGACACAAACAATAAGCTCTTCACTCAGAAGCTTCAAACTGGGGATATGTTTGTATTCCCAAAAGGACTAATCCACTTCCAACTCAATGAAGACCCTAAGAACCATGCTATTTCTGTATCTTCATTGGGTAGTGCCAGTCCTGGCCTTATATTAGTTCCTAACAACTTGTTCAACACCTCAGCTACCGTTGATGACAGAGTTTTGGCTTTGTCCTTTAAGACAAACGTTTCCACTATTCAAGTCTTGAAGAAATCTTTGTCAACGCCATACAATTGA
- the LOC112705229 gene encoding putative germin-like protein 9-2, which translates to MLFTSFKIVSLMVCVFAMVQTSICGDPDILGDFIAPAGVPINGSFFTFTGMREWVGQTGSPSYFQYLRASKDEFPALDGLSVSTILLGFRPGDVSPPHVHPRASELLLVVQGSLLVGFVDTNNKLYTSRLQTGDMFVFPKGLIHFQLNEDTENPAFSISSLGSASPGLILVPNNLFNTSATIDDRVMALSFKTNVSTIHLLEKALSTPYN; encoded by the coding sequence atgttGTTCACTAGCTTCAAAATTGTTTCATTGATGGTTTGTGTATTTGCCATGGTGCAAACATCAATATGTGGTGATCCAGATATCCTTGGTGACTTCATAGCCCCGGCCGGTGTCCCTATTAACGGGAGCTTCTTCACCTTCACCGGCATGCGCGAATGGGTTGGACAAACCGGTTCGCCCTCATATTTTCAGTATTTGAGGGCAAGCAAGGATGAATTCCCAGCCTTGGATGGGCTGAGTGTGTCCACCATTCTCCTTGGATTCCGTCCGGGGGACGTTAGCCCCCCGCACGTGCACCCTCGTGCATCGGAGCTGCTCCTTGTTGTTCAAGGGAGTCTTCTAGTTGGATTTGTAGACACAAATAACAAACTTTACACTAGTAGACTTCAAACTGGGGACATGTTTGTGTTCCCAAAAGGACTTATCCACTTTCAACTAAATGAAGATACCGAAAACCCTGCTTTCTCTATTTCTTCTTTGGGTAGTGCTAGTCCTGGCCTTATATTAGTTCCCAATAACTTATTTAACACCTCTGCTACCATTGATGACAGAGTTATGGCTTTGTCCTTTAAGACTAATGTTTCCACCATCCATTTATTGGAGAAAGCTCTATCAACCCCTTACAACTAA